The following proteins are co-located in the Piscirickettsia litoralis genome:
- a CDS encoding DNA gyrase inhibitor YacG — protein sequence MMLIRPCPTCQQEVNIKSAPARPFCSERCRLIDLGAWAEETYKIPTSPTEATPFQAPSSVTNTDSDY from the coding sequence ATGATGCTAATCCGTCCATGCCCAACCTGCCAACAAGAGGTCAATATCAAAAGTGCACCGGCCAGACCCTTCTGCTCTGAGCGCTGTCGCCTGATTGATTTGGGAGCTTGGGCCGAAGAAACTTATAAAATACCAACAAGCCCCACTGAAGCCACACCTTTTCAAGCACCTTCATCAGTAACAAATACAGATTCTGACTATTAA
- a CDS encoding Mpo1 family 2-hydroxy fatty acid dioxygenase produces MVIRNMDLWFAEYALSHKHPVNKKIHYICVPLIALSLLGILWPVGFTHVVYANLASVFVVLSLAFYAWLSVRLAIAMFVFSMVMLSLIALYQHYSSIPVWETSIVVFILAWVGQFIGHIYEGQKPSFFKDIFFLLIGPAWVMYKLCPSPNRRLSKEKY; encoded by the coding sequence ATGGTGATAAGGAATATGGATCTGTGGTTTGCAGAGTATGCTTTGAGTCATAAGCACCCCGTCAATAAAAAAATCCACTATATTTGTGTGCCGCTGATTGCGTTGAGCTTGCTTGGAATATTATGGCCGGTGGGTTTTACTCATGTGGTTTATGCTAATCTTGCCAGTGTATTCGTGGTTTTATCGTTAGCTTTTTATGCCTGGTTATCAGTGAGACTCGCCATTGCTATGTTTGTATTTTCTATGGTGATGCTAAGTTTGATTGCTTTATATCAGCATTATTCTAGTATCCCGGTGTGGGAAACGTCGATTGTGGTTTTTATTCTCGCATGGGTGGGACAGTTTATCGGCCATATTTATGAAGGTCAGAAACCCTCTTTTTTTAAGGATATCTTCTTTTTGCTTATTGGGCCTGCTTGGGTGATGTATAAGCTCTGCCCAAGCCCAAACAGGCGTTTATCGAAAGAAAAATATTGA
- a CDS encoding GFA family protein, with amino-acid sequence MFYSGSCLCEAVKFTLNEQPVMMGNCHCRDCQRWTGCAYEPAMAFPKTSLKLHGVIRFHDKISDQGNTVSRGFLSRMRWRSNEQKHRF; translated from the coding sequence ATGTTCTATAGCGGAAGCTGCCTGTGTGAAGCGGTAAAATTCACTCTCAATGAACAGCCTGTTATGATGGGAAATTGTCACTGCAGAGATTGCCAAAGATGGACAGGCTGCGCTTATGAGCCAGCAATGGCCTTCCCAAAAACCAGCCTGAAACTTCATGGCGTGATTAGATTCCATGATAAAATATCAGACCAAGGCAATACAGTCAGCCGCGGTTTTTTGTCCAGAATGCGGTGGCGCAGTAATGAACAAAAGCACAGGTTTTAA
- a CDS encoding GFA family protein encodes MIKYQTKAIQSAAVFCPECGGAVMNKSTGFNHLVIIYAGVLNNPNLYTPTLDFYTDSAQNWSCMLSDTKKFPKQISKNG; translated from the coding sequence ATGATAAAATATCAGACCAAGGCAATACAGTCAGCCGCGGTTTTTTGTCCAGAATGCGGTGGCGCAGTAATGAACAAAAGCACAGGTTTTAATCATTTAGTCATTATCTACGCAGGCGTGCTCAATAACCCAAATTTATATACCCCAACATTAGATTTCTATACAGACAGCGCACAAAACTGGAGTTGCATGTTAAGCGATACAAAAAAATTCCCAAAACAAATATCAAAAAATGGCTAA